A part of Halorhodospira halophila genomic DNA contains:
- a CDS encoding SRPBCC family protein, which translates to MRHDRPMPEKPLEVGLDSRATPEHLWEILTDTNQWPRWGPSVRRVIAAERYIHAGATGRIVITGVGLQVGYRITTFEPPYRWDWSVARFPATGHRVDPLPNGGARVVFELPRWAFAYAPICRQACRRIIDIAHR; encoded by the coding sequence ATGCGCCACGACCGCCCCATGCCGGAAAAGCCGCTCGAGGTTGGTCTCGACTCCAGAGCCACCCCCGAACACCTGTGGGAGATCCTCACGGACACCAATCAGTGGCCACGCTGGGGACCGAGCGTTCGTCGTGTCATAGCGGCCGAGCGCTACATTCATGCCGGCGCGACAGGGCGGATTGTCATCACCGGCGTTGGATTGCAAGTCGGGTACCGGATTACAACATTCGAGCCACCCTACCGATGGGACTGGTCGGTCGCCCGTTTTCCCGCCACTGGGCACCGCGTCGATCCGCTACCGAACGGCGGGGCGCGAGTGGTGTTCGAACTACCGCGTTGGGCCTTTGCATACGCCCCGATCTGCCGGCAGGCGTGCCGACGGATCATCGACATCGCCCACCGATAG